In one Candidatus Dependentiae bacterium genomic region, the following are encoded:
- a CDS encoding dipeptide/oligopeptide/nickel ABC transporter ATP-binding protein: MTPLIVKNLNKTFVSGFWPFTATKEFNAVKNISFELNKGEVL, encoded by the coding sequence ATGACCCCACTTATTGTAAAAAACCTTAATAAAACATTTGTTTCTGGATTTTGGCCATTTACCGCAACAAAAGAATTTAACGCAGTAAAAAACATCTCCTTTGAGCTCAATAAAGGCGAAGTTCTA